From the Clostridiales bacterium FE2011 genome, one window contains:
- a CDS encoding GNAT family N-acetyltransferase, whose amino-acid sequence MATEPKTEIWNKTGSGVLTEIPLLLTACMEGKFGTAFSYPGGCVYQALFTYLTGKPDEGFFSAHPELFYGSWLVCLSAEWENYLRKLPMQAVFRREVMEPLCAESVKPLKPLPEGYILTPFTPAIFEAHPFGHGGNYAGFEDFSERGAGAAVLYNGQVVAAASSFLTFEDQAELDICTDPGHRKRGLADHCTTEIMSQCSRKGLTIHWDAQNRISAELAKGHGFRSLTEYAVYCLRDMAE is encoded by the coding sequence ATGGCAACTGAACCGAAGACAGAGATCTGGAACAAAACCGGCAGCGGCGTGCTGACGGAAATACCGCTTTTACTGACAGCCTGCATGGAAGGAAAATTCGGCACTGCCTTTTCCTATCCGGGCGGATGCGTGTATCAAGCCCTGTTTACCTACCTGACCGGGAAACCGGACGAAGGTTTTTTCTCAGCACATCCGGAGCTGTTTTATGGAAGCTGGCTGGTGTGCTTGAGCGCTGAATGGGAAAACTATCTCCGGAAGCTGCCGATGCAGGCCGTATTCCGGCGGGAAGTGATGGAGCCGCTTTGTGCGGAATCTGTAAAGCCTTTGAAGCCGCTGCCGGAAGGATACATCTTAACTCCGTTTACCCCGGCCATTTTTGAAGCGCATCCCTTTGGCCACGGGGGAAACTATGCCGGTTTTGAAGACTTTTCGGAACGGGGCGCAGGAGCAGCCGTGCTGTACAACGGACAGGTCGTTGCAGCCGCGTCAAGTTTTCTGACGTTTGAAGACCAGGCGGAGCTGGATATCTGTACTGATCCCGGACACCGGAAGCGGGGGCTTGCGGATCATTGCACGACGGAAATAATGAGCCAGTGCAGCAGGAAGGGACTGACCATCCACTGGGACGCACAGAACAGGATATCGGCAGAGCTGGCAAAAGGCCATGGCTTCCGGTCCCTGACTGAATATGCTGTTTATTGTTTACGGGATATGGCTGAGTGA
- a CDS encoding protein-ADP-ribose hydrolase — protein sequence MNQKQRRVWLIRALLEEMPQYQYPVFPYTPDRQWRLLRSLMNVRPPVPVTEEFLQVQDAFLREMTEEKGIVEAESLLPCAKDSRLVLWQGDITALRCDAIVNAASSRLLGCFQPCHDCIDNIIHTMSGVQLRLACHELMQDREEPAGRAEITPGFNLPARYVLHTVAPVIEGDITAEAEALLASCCRSCLELAENNDLHSIAFCSLSDGSRFPQDRAAEITFRTAAAFLQKETCIRRVIFTVPKGSSLAVWQDLLA from the coding sequence ATGAATCAGAAGCAAAGACGGGTCTGGCTGATCCGTGCGCTGCTGGAGGAAATGCCGCAGTATCAGTACCCTGTGTTTCCTTATACGCCGGATCGCCAGTGGCGGCTTTTACGCAGCCTGATGAATGTCCGCCCGCCGGTACCTGTTACAGAGGAATTCCTTCAGGTTCAGGACGCTTTCCTGCGGGAAATGACAGAAGAAAAAGGGATTGTGGAGGCGGAAAGCCTGCTGCCCTGTGCGAAAGACAGCCGGCTTGTCCTCTGGCAGGGAGATATCACAGCCCTCAGATGCGACGCCATCGTCAATGCGGCCAGCAGCCGGCTTCTGGGATGCTTTCAGCCCTGCCACGACTGCATTGACAATATCATCCATACCATGAGCGGTGTTCAGCTGCGCCTGGCCTGTCATGAGCTGATGCAGGACCGGGAAGAGCCTGCAGGACGGGCAGAAATCACTCCCGGCTTCAATCTTCCCGCCAGATATGTGCTGCATACAGTTGCACCGGTTATTGAGGGCGATATTACTGCAGAAGCAGAAGCCTTGCTGGCCTCCTGCTGTCGCTCCTGCCTGGAGCTTGCTGAAAACAATGATCTGCACTCCATTGCCTTCTGCAGTCTCTCCGACGGTTCCCGTTTTCCGCAGGATCGCGCAGCTGAAATTACCTTTCGGACGGCGGCTGCATTCCTGCAGAAGGAAACCTGTATCCGGCGGGTCATCTTTACTGTGCCGAAAGGCAGCAGCCTGGCTGTATGGCAGGATCTGCTCGCGTAA
- a CDS encoding helix-turn-helix domain-containing protein, which yields MDQVRSGRFIAEERKKKGYTQKQLAEKLNISDKTISKWECGNGFPEVSLLLPLCGELGITVNDLLSGELVSGEDYQKKAEDNMVEMIKEREANKKQFVLTLILGGVSLVSFITLLIVVCVYTNVIPLNVKLILIAIACVIFAVGCVAVMEGQRKIGYYQCAKCGEAFVPKFWAHMSGFNMISKRHLKCPHCGEKSWCRKVMGRE from the coding sequence ATGGACCAGGTCAGAAGCGGACGCTTTATTGCCGAAGAACGGAAAAAGAAAGGCTATACCCAGAAACAGCTGGCAGAGAAGCTGAATATCAGCGACAAGACAATTTCCAAATGGGAGTGCGGCAACGGATTCCCGGAAGTATCCCTGCTGCTTCCGCTGTGCGGGGAGCTGGGTATTACCGTTAATGATCTGCTGTCCGGAGAACTTGTTTCGGGAGAAGATTATCAGAAAAAGGCGGAGGATAATATGGTGGAAATGATCAAGGAAAGAGAAGCAAACAAAAAACAGTTTGTGTTAACGCTTATCCTGGGCGGCGTATCGCTGGTTTCCTTCATTACGCTGCTGATTGTGGTGTGCGTGTATACGAATGTGATCCCACTGAACGTAAAACTGATTCTGATTGCCATTGCGTGCGTGATCTTTGCGGTTGGCTGCGTGGCCGTTATGGAAGGACAGCGGAAGATCGGGTATTATCAGTGCGCAAAATGCGGGGAGGCCTTTGTGCCTAAGTTCTGGGCGCACATGTCCGGATTCAACATGATTTCAAAGAGGCACCTGAAGTGTCCGCACTGCGGGGAAAAGTCCTGGTGCCGTAAAGTGATGGGAAGAGAGTAA
- a CDS encoding NUDIX hydrolase: MTKIDWVAEAVPAEMAVRQVYCIMLDRKGRVMLRVEKKPDRIKYSLAGGRPEVYDNGIEGTCRRELLEEVNTEIETPVYIGYQLVNEGNGTPAYAQVRMAALIRKIGKKQPDPDNGKTYDRLLVAPEKAAALLNWGDVGYSQVMKAKEVIYRRYGITEASNTEEWV; encoded by the coding sequence ATGACAAAAATCGACTGGGTCGCGGAAGCTGTACCGGCGGAAATGGCAGTCCGGCAGGTATACTGCATCATGCTGGACCGGAAAGGCCGCGTCATGCTGCGTGTTGAAAAGAAACCGGACAGAATCAAATACTCGCTGGCCGGCGGCCGTCCCGAGGTCTATGATAACGGAATAGAAGGCACCTGCCGCCGCGAGCTTCTGGAAGAAGTGAATACAGAGATCGAAACGCCCGTATATATCGGTTACCAGCTGGTGAACGAAGGAAACGGCACACCCGCATATGCCCAGGTCAGGATGGCGGCATTGATCCGGAAGATCGGCAAAAAGCAGCCGGATCCTGATAACGGCAAAACCTACGACCGCCTGCTGGTTGCCCCGGAAAAAGCCGCCGCCCTCCTGAACTGGGGCGATGTGGGATACAGCCAGGTCATGAAGGCAAAAGAAGTGATATACCGCCGGTATGGCATCACAGAAGCAAGCAATACGGAAGAATGGGTCTGA
- a CDS encoding TfoX/Sxy family protein has protein sequence MASSREYLDFILEQLSGLENVTWKTMMGEYIIYWRGKIVGGIYDDRFLVKPTKSAVAMMPDAERELPYEGAKEMLLADVDNREFLEELLEAMYDELPAPKQKKK, from the coding sequence ATGGCATCGAGCAGGGAATACCTGGATTTTATCCTGGAGCAGCTTTCGGGTCTGGAGAATGTGACCTGGAAGACAATGATGGGGGAGTACATCATTTACTGGCGTGGAAAGATCGTCGGGGGGATCTATGACGACCGGTTCCTGGTGAAGCCCACAAAATCCGCCGTCGCGATGATGCCGGACGCTGAACGGGAGCTTCCCTATGAGGGGGCAAAAGAAATGCTGCTGGCAGACGTGGACAACCGGGAGTTCCTGGAAGAACTGCTGGAAGCCATGTATGATGAGCTTCCGGCACCGAAACAAAAGAAGAAGTGA